From Hymenobacter sediminicola:
TGCCCGCAGAACCCCATCCTCACCGACAACAGCACCTGGAAATGCCCCGGCCACGGCACCGTGGCCGAAAAGGACGGCCGCTGGTTTTTGCTGCACCACGCCTACCACGCTAATAGCCACGAGTTTGTGGGACGCCAGGGTTTGCTGAGCGAGTTTACTTGGAACGCAGAAGGCTGGCCGGAATTTGTGAACAACAGCCCCCAGGCCGCGCCGCTGGCGGATGTGCGGGTGATGAACGTAACCGACAATTTTGAGGGTGACGCATTAAGTTTGGCCTGGCAGTGGCCGATAGGCAACCTGCCACGCCTCGAAATAGCGGACAACGAGCTACGCCTGGGCGCCAATACCGCCCGCCTGGGAGCCGTGGTAGCTCAGCGTACCTACGCTGCTACTTATGCCACCAGCGTGCTGCTGGATACTACTACGCTGCCTCAAGGCACTTTCGCCGGGCTCGGCGCCATCGGCGACCCATACAATGCTCTGGCCCTGGTAGCTGGCGACAATATGCTGCAACTCTGGCTGGTGCGCATGGGCAAAAAGCAGCGTCTGCTGGAAGTCATCTTCGATGAGCCGTGCGCTACGTTGGGCCTGCGGCTGGAGTGCTGGGGCGGCAGTCGCTTCCGTTTCTCCTACAGCCTCAACCAAGGCAACCTCTGGCAGCCACTACGCGCCGACGAATACGCCATCAACGGGACCTATTTGCCACCCTGGGACCGGGGCGTACGCGTCGGGCTGATTGCGCAGGGCAAAGAAACCGCAACGGTGACGTTCCGACGGTTCTCGCTGCGGAATTTACGCTAAGCCGTTCGGGAGGCGTGGTGTCGCCGACAACAACAGGGCGTGGAGTTGCGTCTGTACTAGTATCCGCAACTCTTCCGCCTGACAATGCCTTTACTCTCTTTCCTCCCTATCAGCTATCCTTCACTGGCGGCGCTGCTACTTGCCGGGCTTGTAGTAGGCGCTTGTGCGTCGTCCTCGACCACGACGGAGACGACCGGTGAGCCGGCGCAGCGTAACCTGGCCGCGGGCGAGGCCATCCCAAAACTGGTGGCACGGCAGTTCAAATTCACGGAAGGCCCGGCCGTGGACAAGGCGGGTAACGTGTTTTTCACGGATCAGCCCAACAACAAGATCTGGAAGTACGATACCAACGGCCAGCTGAGCGTGTTTCTGGAGAAGTCGGGCCGGGCGAACGGGCTATATTTTGATGCGCAGGGCAACCTACTGGCCTGCGCCGATGAAAACAACCAGCTCTGGTCGATTGGGCCCAATGGCAAGCGCACCATTCTGCTCCGCGACGTGGACGGCCGCCGCCTCAACGGCCCCAACGACCTGTGGGTACACCCCAGCACCGGCGCCATCTACTTCACCGACCCCTACTACCAGCGCGACTATTGGACCCGTACCGCGCCCGACCCCAGCCTGGGCGGCCGGAAGGTGTACTGCCTGCCCAAAGGCCAGAGCCAGCCGTTTGTGGTGGATGATAAGCTGCAGCAACCCAACGGCATCATCGGCACGCCCGATGGCAAGCAGCTGTATGTAGCCGACATAGAAGCCAACAAAACCTATCGCTACCAGATAGCCACCGACGGCCGCCTGACGGACCGCCAGTTGTTCTTGGAAATGGGCTCCGACGGCATGACGCTCGACAACGAAGGCAACGTGTACCTCACCGGCAAGGGCGTCACGGTGTTTGACGCCGCTGGCCGCCAGATCCAGCATATTGAGGTGCCGGAAGAGTGGACCGGCAACGTCTGTTTTGGGGGCGCCGACCGGAGCACGCTGTTTATCACGGCCTCGGAAGCGGTGTTCGTACTGCCGATGCGGGTGCGGGGCGCGCAGTAGATGTTTAAGGACAGTTGTTTCGACCTTTCGTAACCGAAAAAGCGCCGCCGGAACTGCTTCCGGCGGCGCTTTTTCGGTTATCTGTCTATTCCTTAGTTCAAGCTCCGATACCGAACCCGCTTGGGCTCCACATCGCCGAGACGCTTCTTCTTGGCTTCTTCGTAGTCAGAGAAGTTGCCTTCGAACCACACCACCTGCGAGTCGCCCTCGAAGGCCAGGATGTGGGTGGCGAGACGGTCCAAGAACCACCGGTCGTGGCTGATAATTACGGCGCAGCCGGCGAAGTTCTCCAGCGCATCTTCCAGCGCCCGGATGGCATTCACGTCGAGGTCGTTGGTCGGTTCGTCGAGCAGTAGCAGGTTGGCGCCCTGCTTGAGCGTGGTG
This genomic window contains:
- a CDS encoding family 43 glycosylhydrolase, producing MSFELESGTLVPTPAVPLLVDRPQPFLSGTATTAPVAPARISYDHLVLPGDFPDPTIAKIGDTYWASATSAEWGAVFPLFKSTDLLHWELVSHVFPGRLPEWCDSNFWAPEIFWEGGKVYLYYTARRRGSMLCVAVASADNPEGPYTDHGPLVGEEAGSIDGFPIHDEHGVLHLVWKNDGNSRGESTPLWAQELDEQRLELVGPRHELFRNDAPWEGPLVEGSAMVRHNGYFYMFYAGNSCCGKYCTYAEGVARSRTLLGPWEKCPQNPILTDNSTWKCPGHGTVAEKDGRWFLLHHAYHANSHEFVGRQGLLSEFTWNAEGWPEFVNNSPQAAPLADVRVMNVTDNFEGDALSLAWQWPIGNLPRLEIADNELRLGANTARLGAVVAQRTYAATYATSVLLDTTTLPQGTFAGLGAIGDPYNALALVAGDNMLQLWLVRMGKKQRLLEVIFDEPCATLGLRLECWGGSRFRFSYSLNQGNLWQPLRADEYAINGTYLPPWDRGVRVGLIAQGKETATVTFRRFSLRNLR
- a CDS encoding SMP-30/gluconolactonase/LRE family protein; translated protein: MPLLSFLPISYPSLAALLLAGLVVGACASSSTTTETTGEPAQRNLAAGEAIPKLVARQFKFTEGPAVDKAGNVFFTDQPNNKIWKYDTNGQLSVFLEKSGRANGLYFDAQGNLLACADENNQLWSIGPNGKRTILLRDVDGRRLNGPNDLWVHPSTGAIYFTDPYYQRDYWTRTAPDPSLGGRKVYCLPKGQSQPFVVDDKLQQPNGIIGTPDGKQLYVADIEANKTYRYQIATDGRLTDRQLFLEMGSDGMTLDNEGNVYLTGKGVTVFDAAGRQIQHIEVPEEWTGNVCFGGADRSTLFITASEAVFVLPMRVRGAQ